A region of Faecalibacterium taiwanense DNA encodes the following proteins:
- a CDS encoding DUF2500 domain-containing protein, protein MFFGWFDAIFSFIFPILFLLFIGMFFFALISNLRTWNKNNHSPRLTVPATVVAKRTDVSHSSSANAGDMSGAHGYDTSTFTSYYVTFQVESGDRMEFEVDGSDYGLLVQGDIGKLSFQGTRYLGFERS, encoded by the coding sequence ATGTTTTTTGGATGGTTTGACGCTATATTCAGCTTCATTTTCCCAATCCTGTTCCTGCTTTTTATTGGAATGTTTTTCTTTGCTCTAATTTCAAATCTCCGCACATGGAACAAAAACAACCACTCGCCGCGGCTTACCGTTCCGGCAACAGTGGTAGCAAAGCGCACCGATGTTTCGCATTCCAGCAGTGCCAATGCCGGAGATATGTCCGGTGCGCACGGATACGACACTAGCACATTTACATCGTACTATGTGACTTTTCAGGTGGAGAGCGGCGACCGGATGGAATTTGAAGTGGACGGAAGCGATTATGGTCTGCTCGTGCAGGGCGACATCGGAAAGCTGAGTTTTCAGGGCACCCGCTATCTTGGGTTTGAGCGGAGCTAA
- a CDS encoding DUF6054 family protein → MAIFEKTIRNKNFDKLLRKLENEIPDSSWSADLEAGSDFKEGDARCSVRVFERYSMMGGNRLSLTLTMFQNGDSPIRLSAITAGGSQAVFFKVNTLGEESFLDDVKDLLEEILEE, encoded by the coding sequence ATGGCAATCTTTGAAAAGACCATCCGAAACAAGAATTTTGACAAACTGCTTCGGAAGCTGGAAAATGAAATCCCGGACAGCAGTTGGTCGGCAGATTTAGAGGCAGGCAGTGATTTCAAAGAGGGCGATGCCCGGTGCAGTGTCCGTGTGTTTGAACGGTACAGCATGATGGGCGGCAACCGCCTGAGTCTGACACTGACCATGTTCCAGAATGGAGATAGCCCGATTCGGCTGTCTGCAATTACAGCGGGCGGCAGTCAAGCGGTGTTCTTCAAGGTGAACACCCTCGGAGAAGAATCTTTTCTGGACGATGTAAAGGACCTGCTGGAAGAAATTTTGGAGGAGTAA
- a CDS encoding transposon-transfer assisting family protein: MNFNHEELMLMMLYNTGTRLGLIHELRLMQCYLMPDETALRELSVVVIEKLKLLTDAEFAELEFPLD; this comes from the coding sequence ATGAACTTTAACCATGAGGAACTGATGCTGATGATGCTCTACAACACCGGCACCCGGCTGGGGCTCATTCACGAACTGCGGCTCATGCAGTGCTACCTGATGCCGGACGAGACCGCTCTGCGGGAACTATCGGTGGTGGTTATCGAAAAGCTGAAACTGCTGACCGATGCAGAGTTTGCCGAGCTGGAATTTCCACTGGACTGA
- a CDS encoding sodium ion-translocating decarboxylase subunit beta, which yields MDKTFQKLLQTDIDLSSLGVERRTDNEPYFCTPKGASVFGWTGVDGIHFCFVRGFGGMVFAVSPANTFPNYVHPLAKNFADFLRLLLACGDVAALEQAWMWDKAQFETFLQDNPPTQEQQETLALVATKLKLMPMERPWAYIKELQASFDYSKIKYTKEYYDVVDQNAKPAIPEWKVYFEGNFWGHSGKERAGTEVPLNQQFEWAGHHWIIPAAYSCSKGFVVDFCMRTPEEDIRKFMTKWDLHPENDSCEYFTQEQQLQIDLENPLCLDFIPRLELNGKTMPTSHGCSVVFNPCLPDGMINEAEAKWALEHYDLDTSYGWMIFRAAFPWTSKRRPEIKSLSLTMEQRPCRVPGPHFQTHAPGDSFSFLHPVSGTNYTLTVQEIEQQTIPQKCFGSDRWVYPTHFTVMRYTLFPESEEDISICDCCDGDKPMEIAVEGDTFTPETQNNACVGIIGGADGPTVIMPGEKSQGRLHAACSALHFEPVRDDVEWCTMFSIKNFDETTINLI from the coding sequence ATGGACAAAACATTTCAGAAATTATTACAGACTGACATTGATCTTTCATCCTTAGGCGTAGAACGCCGTACAGATAACGAACCATATTTTTGCACACCAAAGGGTGCGTCTGTATTTGGTTGGACCGGTGTGGATGGAATCCACTTCTGTTTTGTTCGTGGCTTTGGCGGTATGGTTTTTGCTGTCAGCCCGGCGAACACATTTCCAAACTATGTTCATCCGTTGGCAAAAAATTTCGCTGATTTTCTGCGGCTACTGCTTGCCTGCGGCGATGTGGCAGCATTGGAGCAGGCATGGATGTGGGATAAGGCACAATTTGAAACCTTCTTACAGGACAACCCTCCCACGCAGGAGCAGCAGGAAACCCTTGCGCTTGTCGCTACGAAATTAAAGCTGATGCCAATGGAGCGGCCATGGGCATATATCAAAGAGCTTCAGGCATCTTTTGATTACAGCAAAATCAAGTACACCAAAGAATATTACGATGTTGTGGACCAGAACGCAAAACCAGCTATCCCGGAGTGGAAAGTCTACTTTGAGGGAAACTTCTGGGGACATTCGGGAAAAGAACGTGCCGGAACAGAAGTCCCCTTGAATCAGCAATTTGAATGGGCCGGGCATCATTGGATCATTCCTGCGGCGTATTCGTGCAGCAAGGGGTTCGTTGTGGACTTTTGTATGCGTACCCCGGAGGAAGACATTCGCAAGTTCATGACTAAATGGGATTTACACCCCGAAAACGACTCTTGTGAATACTTCACGCAGGAGCAGCAACTGCAAATAGATTTAGAAAATCCACTTTGTCTTGACTTTATTCCTCGTTTGGAATTGAACGGGAAAACAATGCCGACCTCCCACGGTTGCTCGGTGGTCTTTAATCCATGTTTGCCAGACGGGATGATCAATGAAGCGGAAGCAAAGTGGGCATTGGAACACTATGATTTGGATACATCCTATGGGTGGATGATTTTTCGGGCGGCATTTCCGTGGACAAGCAAACGCCGTCCTGAAATAAAATCCCTCTCCCTTACGATGGAGCAACGGCCATGCCGTGTGCCGGGACCACATTTCCAGACACACGCTCCCGGTGATTCGTTTTCTTTCCTCCATCCGGTCAGCGGAACAAACTATACATTGACCGTGCAGGAAATAGAGCAACAAACAATTCCTCAAAAGTGTTTCGGTTCTGACCGCTGGGTTTATCCGACACACTTTACCGTCATGCGTTATACGCTTTTCCCTGAATCGGAGGAAGATATCTCGATTTGTGATTGCTGCGATGGAGATAAGCCTATGGAAATTGCTGTGGAGGGAGACACCTTCACGCCGGAAACCCAAAATAATGCTTGCGTAGGCATTATCGGTGGAGCTGACGGACCAACAGTGATTATGCCTGGAGAAAAATCACAAGGCAGGCTTCATGCTGCTTGCTCAGCACTGCACTTTGAGCCGGTTCGGGATGATGTAGAGTGGTGCACAATGTTCAGTATTAAGAATTTTGATGAAACGACGATCAACCTTATATAA
- a CDS encoding transposon-transfer assisting family protein → MNFNHEELMLMMLYNSGTRLGLIHELRLMQCYLMPDETALRELSEGVIEKLKLVTDAEFAELEFPLD, encoded by the coding sequence ATGAACTTTAACCACGAGGAACTCATGCTGATGATGCTCTACAACTCCGGCACCCGGCTAGGGCTTATCCACGAACTGCGGCTCATGCAGTGCTACCTGATGCCGGATGAAACCGCCCTGCGAGAACTGTCGGAGGGCGTTATCGAAAAGCTGAAACTGGTGACCGATGCAGAGTTTGCCGAGTTGGAATTTCCGCTCGACTGA
- a CDS encoding YodL domain-containing protein, which yields MQQKWNQNFDGEPMTDIPQKFLNAGCDVYMVMQLRHDEKILDERFASMRELNRRGKTPDPEHYEVTYYADLPAMWQDVPDNEVLEELFQMFNLSRPQDFEGHSLSVSDVIALKRNGEVSVHYVDSIGFKELPGFLDTKPERPSVLMNLREKCDAPECNPTVCRKARDGHEL from the coding sequence ATGCAGCAAAAATGGAACCAGAATTTTGACGGTGAACCCATGACGGACATCCCGCAGAAGTTTCTGAACGCAGGGTGCGATGTTTATATGGTGATGCAGCTGCGGCATGACGAAAAAATCCTTGATGAAAGATTTGCTTCTATGCGGGAGTTGAATCGTCGAGGCAAAACGCCCGACCCGGAGCATTACGAGGTCACCTACTATGCTGATCTGCCCGCCATGTGGCAGGATGTGCCAGACAACGAGGTTCTGGAAGAACTATTTCAGATGTTCAACCTCTCCCGTCCGCAGGATTTTGAGGGGCACAGCCTGTCGGTCAGCGATGTGATCGCACTCAAACGCAATGGCGAGGTGTCTGTGCATTATGTGGACAGCATCGGCTTCAAGGAACTGCCGGGGTTTCTGGATACAAAGCCGGAACGTCCTTCGGTGCTGATGAATCTCAGGGAAAAGTGCGATGCCCCGGAGTGCAATCCCACTGTCTGCCGGAAAGCGAGGGATGGACATGAACTTTAA
- a CDS encoding LPD16 domain-containing protein, translating to MGADGAEKEAVYLINDERYLHLRENGAGVGFATYNKVTGEPLESGQISEKNLPPDGRNAISAARNWYLFELSDDDRKVIQQESVKILENIPQAGIGRRRIWEPETLPRDIRLINSHYDDLYRIPDGGVIQVDYPDGHSFTARVEHLDDYHFDMGGLGNVFHICQFAEVMERNHADFYPEIQTQDEQAAWELGGKGYLAIQSCEDGWDYTLYHSDYSVMDGGQLGAPELTIQEAREQILEAHHMEKGRRLLRDYDAVMDKVAEAEELSADHRPSTLEKLAELASDASAPKSSARSAPEL from the coding sequence GTGGGTGCTGATGGAGCAGAAAAAGAAGCGGTTTACCTTATCAACGATGAACGCTATCTCCACCTCCGGGAAAATGGCGCAGGCGTCGGCTTTGCCACCTACAACAAGGTAACTGGTGAGCCGCTGGAAAGCGGGCAGATCTCGGAAAAGAACCTGCCGCCCGATGGCAGGAACGCCATTTCTGCCGCCCGGAACTGGTATCTGTTTGAACTTTCGGACGATGACCGCAAGGTCATCCAACAGGAAAGCGTAAAGATCCTCGAAAACATCCCGCAGGCGGGCATCGGCAGACGGCGCATCTGGGAGCCGGAAACGCTGCCGAGGGATATTCGTCTCATCAACAGCCACTATGATGACCTCTATCGCATTCCAGATGGCGGCGTGATTCAGGTGGATTACCCGGATGGGCACAGTTTTACGGCACGGGTGGAACATCTGGATGATTATCACTTTGACATGGGCGGTCTGGGCAATGTGTTCCACATCTGCCAGTTTGCCGAAGTCATGGAACGAAACCATGCCGACTTCTACCCGGAGATTCAGACACAGGACGAGCAGGCGGCGTGGGAACTGGGCGGCAAAGGCTACCTTGCCATCCAGTCTTGTGAGGATGGATGGGACTACACCCTCTACCACAGCGATTATTCTGTGATGGACGGCGGGCAGCTGGGTGCCCCGGAACTGACCATTCAGGAAGCCCGTGAGCAGATTCTGGAAGCACACCACATGGAAAAGGGCCGGCGGCTACTGCGGGACTACGATGCAGTCATGGATAAAGTTGCGGAAGCCGAGGAACTGAGTGCAGACCATCGCCCTTCCACACTGGAAAAGCTGGCAGAACTGGCAAGTGATGCGTCTGCGCCAAAATCCTCTGCACGTTCTGCGCCAGAACTGTGA
- a CDS encoding sigma-70 family RNA polymerase sigma factor, whose protein sequence is MLLSLYLAVLDDQSNEEQFIAVYNTYKRLVYHTAYKIMGDSYLAEDVLQEVFLYVAKNFSKIHRENCHELAAYLVSCSRSRAYDMLRNQREELLEEVSDAPDGAPVPDDAAVSADNIEHLTELIGQMKPMYRDPLRLLAMGYTNREIAKSLGLTDEVVRMRLFRGRKLLWKELNHYE, encoded by the coding sequence GTGTTGCTTTCTCTGTACTTAGCTGTTCTTGACGATCAAAGCAATGAAGAACAGTTTATAGCTGTATATAATACTTACAAGCGGCTGGTCTATCATACCGCTTACAAAATTATGGGCGATTCGTATCTGGCAGAAGACGTACTGCAAGAAGTGTTTTTGTACGTTGCCAAAAATTTTTCTAAAATTCATCGAGAAAACTGTCACGAACTTGCCGCTTATCTCGTTAGTTGTAGTAGAAGCCGTGCATACGATATGCTTCGCAATCAGCGAGAAGAGCTGCTGGAAGAAGTATCGGACGCACCAGATGGTGCCCCGGTGCCGGATGATGCAGCAGTCAGCGCCGACAACATCGAACACCTGACAGAACTGATCGGACAGATGAAACCGATGTACCGTGACCCACTGCGCCTTTTGGCAATGGGCTACACCAACCGGGAGATTGCCAAATCGCTTGGACTGACGGACGAAGTGGTTCGGATGCGGCTTTTCCGTGGAAGAAAACTATTGTGGAAGGAGTTGAACCACTATGAGTGA
- a CDS encoding DUF4367 domain-containing protein, with protein sequence MSEQTEVSFDTALMMAIHADAQKELNELPTPAQLKERYPDTSRWDARLQAALHKRRPVLKRVLIAALTLVILTLGALTVSADFRKAVYTMIQKFLPIEMQLTYQVDGEPLERLPDGYSDHYVPDGFERDREQEFESAENFLHVHSSKGSGKGYTVRCSIIQPGQQSSFDNEHTTYENVKVGDADATLGTSVEKNGDTVYILSWEQRGISNTIMGNISQDEIARIAENIFNMSLHVIC encoded by the coding sequence ATGAGTGAGCAGACAGAAGTTTCTTTTGACACTGCGTTGATGATGGCAATCCATGCAGATGCACAGAAAGAACTGAACGAGCTACCAACTCCGGCGCAGCTTAAAGAACGCTACCCGGACACTTCCCGATGGGATGCCCGCCTGCAAGCGGCGTTGCATAAACGCCGCCCTGTGCTGAAACGAGTGCTTATTGCGGCCCTGACGCTGGTAATTTTAACTCTCGGTGCGCTTACAGTAAGTGCGGACTTCCGCAAGGCAGTCTACACGATGATTCAGAAGTTCTTGCCGATTGAGATGCAGCTGACGTATCAAGTGGACGGCGAACCGTTGGAACGATTGCCGGATGGATACAGCGATCATTATGTGCCGGACGGCTTTGAACGAGATCGTGAGCAGGAATTTGAAAGCGCAGAAAACTTTTTGCACGTTCACTCGTCAAAAGGAAGCGGCAAAGGATATACTGTTCGATGCTCCATTATACAGCCGGGGCAACAGTCCTCGTTTGACAATGAGCATACAACTTATGAGAACGTAAAAGTTGGAGACGCAGACGCAACTTTGGGAACGAGCGTAGAAAAGAACGGCGATACAGTATATATTTTAAGCTGGGAGCAGAGAGGCATTTCAAACACGATTATGGGAAACATCTCACAAGATGAGATTGCGAGAATCGCTGAAAACATTTTTAATATGAGCCTCCATGTTATTTGTTAG
- a CDS encoding DUF4366 domain-containing protein, with the protein MKMMNKFCALMLSVALCAGMAAPAFAYGGEPVEEAEQPVLTSTTDEEDVVTVTDEETGALTPEGNLTLVDDYNTNYSDGSGQQFITLVSKSGATFYLVIDRNAKGQQTVHFMNLVDEADLLTLMEEDAADAYTAEKEAAAQAEQDKLKAEEEAKKAAEEAAASGEEQPKENKVTSIASGFLGVIVLIALAAGGGFYAFTKQKQKKQAEKEALDPDANYTEDKGDFEIPTEDEPEDTGEEDTEPI; encoded by the coding sequence ATGAAGATGATGAATAAGTTCTGCGCCCTGATGCTGTCGGTGGCACTGTGCGCTGGCATGGCGGCTCCTGCTTTTGCCTATGGCGGTGAGCCTGTGGAGGAAGCGGAGCAGCCTGTCCTGACTTCTACCACCGATGAAGAAGATGTAGTCACCGTGACCGATGAGGAAACCGGTGCCCTGACCCCGGAGGGCAACCTGACGCTGGTGGACGACTACAACACCAACTATTCTGATGGCAGCGGTCAGCAGTTTATCACGCTGGTGTCGAAGTCGGGTGCGACTTTCTATCTGGTGATAGACCGCAACGCCAAAGGGCAGCAGACCGTCCACTTTATGAATCTGGTGGACGAAGCGGACCTTTTGACACTGATGGAAGAGGATGCCGCCGATGCCTACACCGCTGAAAAAGAAGCAGCGGCGCAGGCGGAACAGGATAAGCTGAAAGCCGAGGAAGAAGCGAAAAAAGCCGCCGAAGAAGCGGCAGCATCCGGCGAGGAACAGCCCAAGGAAAACAAGGTCACAAGTATCGCATCCGGCTTTCTGGGTGTGATCGTGCTGATTGCGCTGGCGGCAGGCGGCGGCTTCTACGCTTTCACAAAGCAGAAGCAGAAAAAGCAGGCCGAAAAAGAAGCCCTTGACCCCGATGCAAACTACACCGAGGACAAGGGCGATTTTGAGATTCCCACCGAGGACGAGCCGGAGGACACCGGCGAGGAAGATACCGAACCCATCTGA
- a CDS encoding DUF4261 domain-containing protein has translation MSNKAFQQNLDDKKGPQPGGPYLIQMLFKEPVEMPDKEKMTAVMEKHIGSTECFCYDKKMAGFAAQEHIAEFKDGKCPVQLMVMKCDKFKGKGFDAFLMSQMWDCQEDRERIFRECKYQVVATDMLAATLPALERANLDADFLEALAELYPTCEAFYFQNCGKLFLAEDVRSHQIEGPDRFIRFGVNVRFFNIEGTEDMLIDTVGMSTLFLPDLQYHFHDMDPNWVVNHAYNVASYILEHDNPIGDGETIDGVADGQMCREIQWKCQYEDALIQPPRGVLDINMGNYASGGR, from the coding sequence ATGAGCAATAAAGCTTTCCAGCAAAATCTGGACGACAAAAAAGGCCCCCAGCCCGGTGGCCCCTATCTCATTCAGATGCTGTTCAAAGAGCCGGTAGAAATGCCGGATAAAGAAAAAATGACTGCTGTAATGGAGAAGCACATCGGATCAACAGAGTGCTTCTGTTATGATAAGAAAATGGCTGGCTTTGCCGCACAGGAGCATATTGCAGAGTTCAAGGACGGAAAATGCCCGGTGCAGCTGATGGTGATGAAATGCGACAAGTTCAAGGGCAAAGGCTTTGATGCCTTCCTGATGAGCCAGATGTGGGACTGCCAGGAGGACCGGGAGCGGATCTTCCGGGAGTGCAAATATCAGGTGGTAGCCACCGATATGCTGGCTGCGACACTTCCGGCGCTGGAGCGTGCCAACCTGGATGCCGACTTTCTGGAGGCTCTTGCGGAGCTGTACCCCACCTGTGAGGCATTCTATTTCCAGAACTGCGGCAAGCTGTTTCTGGCAGAGGATGTACGCTCCCACCAGATTGAGGGTCCGGATCGGTTCATCCGCTTTGGGGTCAATGTCCGCTTCTTTAACATTGAGGGCACTGAGGATATGCTCATCGACACGGTGGGCATGAGTACCCTGTTTCTGCCCGACCTCCAGTACCACTTCCACGACATGGACCCAAACTGGGTGGTAAACCACGCCTATAATGTTGCGTCCTATATTCTGGAGCATGATAATCCCATTGGGGATGGTGAAACCATAGACGGCGTGGCGGATGGCCAGATGTGTCGGGAGATCCAGTGGAAGTGCCAGTATGAGGACGCCCTGATCCAGCCGCCCAGAGGGGTGCTGGACATCAACATGGGAAACTATGCTTCGGGAGGACGCTGA
- a CDS encoding YafY family protein, producing the protein MQNSTNMRILELLRFLYERTDENHPATVSDIIAHLNGKGIQAVRQTVYADTNALIDAGIDIVVVKSTQNQYFMGNRLFEYPELKMLTDAVASSKIISAKKSEELVQKLCRLTSLHQAKQLQKFAALSSRVKPHNEKVYYIIDNIQTAIGNHQQIRFQYYEYTQEKKKILKHDGYYYVVNPYALEWKNDHYYLIGFSLKHQKIAHFRVDRLTSVENLETYFMPIEGFDVASYTNKMVDMFTSESSKEVTLLCENELMRVIIDHYGEDAAVDRYDDTHFTAKIEVNPSGTFYGWIFKFKGKIKILSPKECITEMQQIAQEFI; encoded by the coding sequence ATGCAGAATTCAACAAATATGCGGATACTGGAATTACTCCGGTTTCTCTATGAGCGGACCGATGAAAACCATCCCGCCACAGTATCTGACATCATTGCCCATCTGAATGGAAAAGGAATTCAGGCAGTGCGGCAGACTGTTTACGCAGATACCAATGCGCTGATCGATGCGGGGATTGATATTGTGGTGGTTAAGAGTACCCAAAACCAATATTTTATGGGAAACCGCCTGTTTGAGTATCCAGAACTGAAAATGCTGACAGACGCAGTAGCATCCTCGAAGATCATTTCTGCCAAGAAGTCTGAGGAGCTGGTGCAGAAATTATGCCGTCTGACCAGTCTACATCAGGCAAAGCAGCTTCAAAAATTTGCTGCTTTATCCAGCCGTGTCAAACCGCATAATGAAAAGGTTTACTACATCATTGACAATATCCAAACAGCGATTGGAAACCATCAGCAAATTCGGTTCCAATACTATGAATATACTCAAGAAAAAAAGAAAATCTTAAAGCATGATGGATATTATTATGTCGTAAATCCTTATGCGCTTGAATGGAAAAATGACCATTACTATTTGATTGGATTTTCTCTGAAGCATCAGAAAATTGCTCACTTCCGTGTAGATCGGCTAACAAGTGTAGAAAATCTGGAAACTTACTTTATGCCGATAGAGGGATTTGATGTAGCCTCCTATACAAATAAAATGGTTGATATGTTTACATCGGAGTCATCGAAGGAAGTAACCCTTCTATGTGAAAACGAATTGATGAGAGTAATCATAGATCATTATGGAGAAGATGCTGCTGTTGATAGGTATGATGATACACACTTCACAGCCAAAATTGAAGTGAACCCCAGTGGAACTTTTTATGGCTGGATATTCAAATTCAAAGGGAAAATAAAAATTCTCTCTCCCAAAGAGTGCATTACGGAAATGCAGCAAATCGCTCAGGAATTTATATAG
- a CDS encoding helix-turn-helix domain-containing protein: MGNITFGSFIAEKRKAHKFNLRDTAKHLNIAYGYLCDIEQSRRPAPNGDFVERISAFLNLDKSEHELLLDLAAKSRNTVSADLPDYIMEKDIVRAALRVAKEVDATDEEWQTFMKMLKERKR, from the coding sequence GTGGGCAATATAACTTTTGGATCATTTATAGCCGAGAAACGCAAGGCGCACAAATTCAATTTACGCGATACAGCCAAGCATTTGAATATTGCTTACGGTTATCTGTGTGATATTGAGCAAAGCCGCCGTCCTGCACCCAATGGAGATTTTGTGGAACGCATCTCTGCCTTTCTGAATTTGGATAAATCAGAACATGAGTTGCTTTTGGATCTGGCTGCAAAATCACGCAATACAGTATCTGCTGATTTGCCAGACTATATCATGGAAAAAGATATTGTTCGGGCAGCCTTGCGTGTGGCAAAAGAAGTAGATGCTACCGATGAAGAATGGCAGACATTTATGAAAATGCTAAAGGAGCGTAAACGATAG
- a CDS encoding ImmA/IrrE family metallo-endopeptidase — protein MSIPQIRTEAIEAVGRKILMEYDPSLLSGQPCPVPIETIIETKFDLILEFHTLRKNPKILGETIFDDGAVVLYDQIQRQYRMIAVRAGTILIDERLCDPSKLGRLRFTCAHELAHWVLHKKLYSGTGDVAAYNGNVSSDESHGIIERQADTLASALLMPLPQIKKCFYRLKIGRTDEQLIAEMANIFEVSKQAMQIRLKSRNLI, from the coding sequence TTGTCAATTCCACAAATCCGTACAGAAGCAATCGAGGCAGTAGGGCGAAAAATCCTGATGGAATATGATCCCTCTCTGCTATCCGGGCAACCATGTCCTGTGCCAATCGAAACCATTATCGAGACAAAGTTTGATCTAATCCTGGAGTTTCATACACTAAGAAAAAACCCCAAGATATTAGGGGAAACAATTTTCGATGACGGTGCTGTTGTCTTATATGACCAGATACAGAGACAGTATCGAATGATTGCAGTAAGAGCCGGTACAATCTTAATTGATGAACGGCTTTGTGATCCGTCAAAATTAGGGCGGCTCCGTTTTACCTGTGCCCATGAGCTGGCTCATTGGGTACTACATAAGAAGTTGTACTCTGGTACTGGAGATGTTGCTGCTTATAACGGAAATGTTTCTTCCGACGAAAGTCATGGCATAATTGAGCGTCAGGCGGATACTCTGGCTTCTGCTCTGCTGATGCCTTTACCGCAGATCAAAAAATGTTTTTACCGGCTTAAAATAGGCCGGACAGATGAACAGCTCATTGCTGAAATGGCAAATATTTTTGAGGTTTCCAAGCAAGCAATGCAGATTCGTCTAAAATCCAGAAACCTGATATAA
- a CDS encoding sigma-70 family RNA polymerase sigma factor yields the protein MTRVFIWKNNSPQEWEEISFSAFSKARRNGCFTGRFFVETVKMFRDEDDRIIMECSRKDFEKYQQEDRHSRYLQEHEKSRSIFPASHVGDRDGTEEGYQDTDLFVDESVDTAEQAIQNLLLEDLHQALLKLSPAERDFILSYYEMKIPNATCLAQRYGITRQAADKRSKKIEEKIKKLVAIF from the coding sequence ATGACGAGAGTATTCATTTGGAAAAATAACAGCCCACAGGAATGGGAGGAAATCAGTTTTTCAGCGTTCAGTAAGGCACGCCGCAATGGTTGCTTTACTGGGCGCTTTTTTGTTGAAACAGTCAAAATGTTCCGTGATGAAGATGACCGCATTATCATGGAATGTTCTCGCAAAGATTTTGAAAAATACCAACAGGAGGACCGCCACAGCCGCTATCTCCAGGAACATGAGAAAAGTCGCTCTATATTCCCGGCTTCTCATGTGGGAGATCGTGACGGCACAGAGGAAGGTTATCAGGATACAGATTTGTTTGTGGATGAATCTGTTGATACTGCGGAACAAGCTATTCAGAATTTACTTCTTGAGGATTTACACCAAGCTCTATTGAAACTGAGTCCAGCAGAACGAGATTTTATATTGTCCTATTATGAAATGAAAATACCAAATGCAACTTGTTTAGCCCAACGATATGGTATTACTCGGCAAGCCGCAGATAAGCGATCGAAAAAAATTGAAGAAAAAATAAAAAAGTTGGTTGCGATTTTCTAA
- a CDS encoding type II toxin-antitoxin system PemK/MazF family toxin translates to MKEDWIYKRGDLYYANLNPYFGSEQGGTRPVLVLQNNVGNFFCPTLIVAPLTSKWIKKKELPTHYALESVPELGLKSVVLLEQIKTIDKRRVLSYIGRVSREEMRAIDDALQVSLDIHIPEEMEAP, encoded by the coding sequence ATGAAAGAAGATTGGATTTATAAGCGTGGGGATTTATATTATGCCAATTTGAACCCTTATTTTGGATCAGAGCAAGGCGGCACCCGTCCTGTCCTGGTTCTTCAAAACAATGTGGGGAATTTTTTCTGCCCCACTTTGATCGTAGCTCCACTCACCAGTAAATGGATTAAGAAAAAGGAGCTGCCCACACACTATGCACTGGAGAGCGTTCCAGAGCTTGGACTGAAATCTGTTGTTCTGCTGGAGCAAATTAAAACGATTGATAAAAGGCGTGTTTTATCGTACATTGGGCGCGTATCTCGCGAAGAAATGAGAGCGATTGATGATGCTCTGCAAGTTAGTTTAGATATTCATATTCCGGAGGAAATGGAGGCTCCGTAA
- a CDS encoding helix-turn-helix domain-containing protein produces the protein MFEARIAELNRFNEQNPVSYDKRTYTVDEIQDILGISRPTAYNLVKQGVFHSVRVGGHIRISKKSFDDWLDHADE, from the coding sequence ATGTTTGAAGCAAGAATTGCGGAATTGAACCGCTTTAATGAACAAAATCCTGTCAGCTATGACAAAAGAACCTATACGGTCGATGAGATTCAGGACATTCTGGGTATCAGTCGTCCCACAGCATATAATCTGGTAAAACAGGGTGTATTCCACAGCGTCAGAGTCGGCGGTCATATCCGCATTTCCAAAAAGAGCTTTGATGACTGGCTGGATCACGCAGATGAATGA